In Oryzias melastigma strain HK-1 unplaced genomic scaffold, ASM292280v2 sc02053, whole genome shotgun sequence, the genomic window ttaagttgatttattctggaataatattcctgcctttttattattcataattatgttaaaaagttacagttttaaaggtttaacaaTGTAGTTTtagcgttcaataaatgtttatcctgttcggcccgcgacctcaggtgtgttttgggttttggcctcctgtctgattgagtttgacactcctggtttagggggaataaacaaaaaactttttggattattttcttcttttctgggCAGTAAAAGGGTTAAAGTCAAACTTCACAGCTTCAGTAAGTTTTCTCAGCTTTTGGTCAGTAAATAACATCTTCAGTCGTCGCTATTCGGACATGAAGCCCCTTTGACTTCAATCTCCAACTGTATCTTTCTGCAACACCAACTGAACGACACGCCGATGCGAGAGCCTCACCTCGGTGGCAAAGACGCGCTGCTCCATCTGCTCGGGGATGAAGAAGACGCCGTGATACAGGCTGTCCTTTGCAAAACTGAGGAGGGGGACAGTCAGGGGTGAGTCACATTGGGTCTGACGGTGGCGCTGCGTGCAGCAGTGCGACAGACAGACCGGACAGATCAGATAAAGACGGCCGACAGGCAGCTGCACGTCTGCACGCACAGACGAGCACAGACACAGATAGCATCGCATCCTTATTGCCTTACAGGTCAAACTTGCTCCTCTCCAGGTGCTGCTCCTCTTTGGCCAGGTTGCAGTCTGCCAGGTTTCTTTTGAACACAGACATGTCGCCTCCCTTCTCCGCCAGCGCCGCATCTTTGTTGGACATTTTGAGATGCCCCCCAGGAAGCAGCAAGGACTCCTTCTCCTTCAAGCTGCTCCCATTGTTGGGGATCCCTCCACCGATCACGGCGTTGCGGTTGTTCACCGCCTCCAGATCGTTCTTCACTGATGTGGAAACTGCGGCTCTCTCCCTGCTGCGGCGCAGCTGCCGCAGGATGTGCACGGCGGCGCACACCAGCATGGACAGCATGATCAAACCCAGCGTGATGGCTGCAACCAGCGCCGGGGAGACGTCTTCCTTCTCAGTGGGGAGAGGGTACTCACAGTTGTTACCCATGAAGCCCGGAGAGCACTTGCAGATTGGGCCGGTGAAGTGGGCGTAGCAAGCGCCGCCGTTGAGGCAGGGAAACCGGTCACAGGGGTTTCTGTGCTCGGAGCAGTCATTGCTGGTGAAGCCCAGCGGGCACCGGCAGGTGAAATTGTTGACGCCGTCCACACACGTGCCGGCGTTCAGGCAGGGGCGGCTGGCGCAGTCATCGATGTTGGTCTCGCAGCGGGACCCCGTGAAGCCGAGCGGACAGCGGCACGTGACCTGGTTCATCAGGTCCAAACACTGAGCACCTGCGGAGAGCAGAGGCAGCGGTTAGAACGCCAAATACTGGTCCTCAAGGTGGAAGGAAGTACAGATCATTTCCTCCAAAGTTTGAGGAACCAAACAAGTGAATCCACAAAAGGATCcatctttaattaaaaaccaACAACGT contains:
- the LOC112140393 gene encoding delta-like protein C (The sequence of the model RefSeq protein was modified relative to this genomic sequence to represent the inferred CDS: added 148 bases not found in genome assembly), coding for MTCADGPCFNGGTCMEEATGGYSCRCPAGYTGSNCEKRPGRCSSNPCANGAQCLDLMNQVTCRCPLGFTGSRCETNIDDCASRPCLNAGTCVDGVNNFTCRCPLGFTSNDCSEHRNPCDRFPCLNGGACYAHFTGPICKCSPGFMGNNCEYPLPTEKEDVSPALVAAITLGLIMLSMLVCAAVHILRQLRRSRERAAVSTSVKNDLEAVNNRNAVIGGGIPNNGSSLKEKESLLLPGGHLKMSNKDAALAEKGGDMSVFKRNLADCNLAKEEQHLERSKFDLFAKDSLYHGVFFIPEQMEQRVFATEVRLSHRRVVQLVLQKDTVGD